One Methanobacterium sp. DNA window includes the following coding sequences:
- a CDS encoding UPF0280 family protein, whose protein sequence is MITERIQIDETNILLKTDLINHGLQNFILRQRMELINYIRKNKDFMISFEPVEVEEAPLIVKIMAEAGEIADVGPMAAVAGTISEVSMQFLVNKGVKYAIVENGGDIAIKTNKDVIMGLYAGTSSLSGQIGFKIKHDKTPMGICTSSGTVGPSISLGRADSVTVFADRASTADALATSIANEAKGELDSEAVQSCLTRAEDFKEYFRGVMVIVGESAGTIGKIPKLIKTDKKAVLGDFFELY, encoded by the coding sequence ATGATTACAGAAAGAATTCAGATTGATGAAACCAATATTCTGCTTAAAACAGATTTAATAAATCATGGACTTCAAAATTTTATTTTAAGACAACGCATGGAGCTTATAAATTATATAAGAAAAAATAAAGATTTCATGATATCTTTTGAGCCAGTTGAAGTGGAGGAAGCGCCATTAATAGTCAAAATAATGGCTGAAGCCGGTGAAATTGCTGATGTGGGACCCATGGCGGCAGTTGCAGGGACAATATCTGAGGTTTCAATGCAATTTTTAGTTAATAAAGGCGTAAAATATGCAATTGTAGAGAATGGGGGAGATATAGCTATTAAAACCAACAAAGATGTTATAATGGGGCTTTATGCAGGAACATCATCTCTTTCAGGGCAAATTGGCTTTAAAATAAAACATGATAAAACTCCAATGGGAATATGTACATCATCAGGGACAGTAGGTCCTTCTATAAGTTTGGGCAGGGCCGATTCTGTTACAGTGTTTGCAGATAGGGCCAGTACTGCAGATGCACTTGCAACAAGTATTGCAAACGAAGCAAAAGGAGAATTAGATTCTGAAGCAGTTCAAAGTTGTCTTACAAGGGCTGAAGATTTTAAAGAATATTTTAGAGGAGTAATGGTTATTGTTGGAGAATCAGCAGGAACAATAGGAAAAATTCCTAAACTCATAAAAACAGATAAAAAAGCTGTTTTAGGGGATTTTTTTGAGCTTTATTAG
- a CDS encoding winged helix-turn-helix transcriptional regulator, with protein MDKKSDFGPSQEFLMNSSDEIVSILKTITHISRFKILVLLLNGPLSFQTMLEEMDIKKSALANHLTELKNSNLVDKIQHGTYKITENGKNYIESIEKTYKENKANEKRVWESKQREHLTRSFLERK; from the coding sequence ATGGATAAAAAAAGTGATTTTGGCCCCTCACAAGAATTTCTAATGAATTCATCAGATGAAATTGTTTCTATTTTAAAAACAATTACTCATATTAGCAGATTTAAAATTTTAGTTCTTCTTTTAAACGGACCTTTAAGCTTTCAAACTATGCTTGAAGAGATGGACATAAAAAAATCAGCACTGGCCAATCATTTGACAGAATTAAAAAATAGCAATCTTGTGGACAAAATACAGCACGGTACATATAAAATTACTGAAAATGGTAAAAATTACATAGAATCAATTGAAAAAACATATAAAGAAAATAAAGCTAATGAAAAGAGAGTTTGGGAATCTAAACAAAGAGAACACCTTACAAGATCGTTTTTAGAACGTAAATAA
- a CDS encoding DegT/DnrJ/EryC1/StrS family aminotransferase, giving the protein MIEVDLNFKKPSERTRTIMLEAAINTDYASKRGTEYIKLAEIEISNITSHEHVKIVNSGNSAILAAMSNFKGKILIPDQGGWTGFKNTAEFLGLETLELPTELGVINPTVFAEYIQEYNPEAFFITSFAGYIAEQPIKELFEICNDNGVILVEDASGGIGDVERRLGNGDNSHIIVASTGSPKIVNVGNGGFISTNDNEFLKKSKFILKTLRADPVTCAGIAEEIRNASYISSKTIEACDIIKKELQSVIHPDKRGISIALKTDDPKKVGYLLRQRLQADRRSIITVCPRYERVMIDAICLEIKNLDPGCLEEDTINEIIQIVKGIIE; this is encoded by the coding sequence ATGATTGAAGTGGATTTGAACTTTAAAAAACCTTCAGAAAGAACTAGAACTATAATGCTTGAAGCTGCAATAAATACTGATTATGCATCAAAAAGAGGTACAGAATATATTAAATTGGCAGAAATTGAAATAAGCAATATTACAAGTCATGAACATGTAAAAATAGTTAATAGCGGAAATTCAGCTATTTTAGCTGCTATGAGTAATTTTAAAGGTAAAATATTAATTCCAGATCAGGGTGGATGGACTGGATTTAAAAATACAGCTGAATTTTTAGGTCTTGAAACTTTAGAGCTACCAACAGAGCTTGGTGTTATAAATCCTACAGTTTTTGCAGAATATATCCAAGAATATAATCCTGAAGCTTTTTTCATCACAAGTTTTGCAGGATACATTGCTGAACAGCCCATAAAAGAACTATTTGAAATATGCAATGATAATGGAGTTATTTTAGTTGAAGATGCATCTGGAGGAATTGGTGATGTGGAAAGAAGGCTTGGAAATGGTGATAATTCCCATATTATTGTTGCATCAACGGGTTCTCCTAAAATAGTTAATGTTGGAAATGGCGGGTTCATTTCAACCAATGATAACGAATTTTTAAAAAAATCCAAGTTTATTTTAAAGACATTAAGAGCTGATCCTGTAACATGTGCAGGAATAGCAGAAGAAATCAGAAATGCATCATATATATCTTCAAAAACAATAGAAGCATGTGATATTATAAAAAAAGAACTTCAATCAGTTATTCATCCTGATAAAAGAGGAATTAGCATTGCTTTAAAGACTGATGATCCTAAAAAAGTAGGATATTTATTAAGGCAGAGACTACAAGCAGATAGAAGAAGTATTATAACAGTCTGCCCTAGATATGAACGTGTCATGATCGATGCAATTTGTCTTGAGATTAAAAATCTTGATCCGGGATGTCTGGAAGAGGACACTATTAATGAAATTATTCAAATTGTTAAAGGTATCATTGAATAA
- a CDS encoding geranylgeranyl reductase family protein: MNEYDVAVVGAGPVGSTFARYVAEKGLKVAIFEKKKEVGVPLQCAGLLGKKIKDVNILPDEYIINEVHGAYLHSPSNTILNVNKKEPVGYVLDRIGYDKYLAQLAVDKGAELFLNHRVEHIDIKNGEIFLKNKKITAEVIVGADGYSSIISKEFNNTRENVQAVQYLVDTGKDTFKTDYVHLYVDSKISPGFLWIIPLSKSTARVGLFADIEYHELSNILKEFITNNEYLKDSTILKKYPGVIPVNNYKQDVVKDRSILIGDAASQVKPTTGGGLIIGFVCAKIAADVVYGAINSEDITILKNYQEQYHKMYKNELKIQHEVQKTFASLNNDDLDSMFLKLKEKNAEEMISKYGDIDSQSPLVKEMIKTGLLFSILPKILSRKISNLWK; the protein is encoded by the coding sequence ATGAATGAATATGATGTTGCCGTAGTTGGAGCTGGGCCTGTAGGCTCAACTTTTGCAAGATATGTTGCAGAAAAAGGACTTAAAGTTGCCATATTTGAGAAAAAGAAAGAAGTAGGAGTTCCTTTGCAATGTGCAGGGCTTCTAGGTAAAAAAATAAAGGATGTAAACATATTACCTGATGAATACATAATAAATGAAGTACATGGTGCATATTTACATTCACCATCAAATACAATTCTTAATGTAAATAAAAAAGAACCTGTAGGCTATGTTTTAGATAGAATTGGATACGACAAATATTTAGCACAATTAGCAGTAGATAAAGGAGCCGAACTCTTTTTAAATCATCGTGTAGAACACATTGACATTAAAAATGGTGAAATATTTCTTAAAAATAAAAAGATAACTGCAGAAGTAATTGTAGGTGCTGATGGTTATTCATCAATAATATCCAAAGAATTTAATAATACAAGAGAAAATGTCCAGGCAGTCCAATATTTAGTAGACACTGGTAAAGATACATTTAAAACAGATTATGTTCATTTATATGTTGATTCAAAGATATCTCCAGGATTTTTATGGATTATACCTCTTTCAAAATCCACAGCAAGAGTAGGTTTATTTGCAGATATTGAATATCACGAATTAAGCAATATTTTAAAGGAATTTATAACAAATAATGAATATTTAAAAGATTCTACTATTTTAAAGAAATATCCTGGTGTAATTCCTGTGAATAATTACAAACAGGATGTTGTAAAAGATAGATCTATACTTATAGGTGATGCAGCTTCCCAGGTAAAGCCAACAACGGGAGGAGGACTCATAATAGGCTTTGTTTGTGCAAAAATAGCGGCAGACGTAGTATACGGAGCTATTAACTCTGAAGATATTACAATTTTAAAAAATTACCAGGAACAATATCATAAAATGTATAAAAATGAGCTTAAAATACAGCATGAAGTACAGAAAACCTTTGCATCATTGAATAATGATGATCTTGATTCTATGTTTTTAAAACTTAAAGAAAAGAACGCTGAAGAAATGATTTCAAAATATGGAGATATAGATTCTCAATCTCCACTGGTTAAAGAAATGATTAAAACAGGTTTGTTATTTTCAATTCTTCCAAAAATATTGTCTCGTAAGATATCTAACCTATGGAAATAA
- the tsaA gene encoding tRNA (N6-threonylcarbamoyladenosine(37)-N6)-methyltransferase TrmO — protein sequence MEMELKTVEENQVASISHIGPVEDMGEIIGELAGWIMQRGLQITQPPFVVYYTSPLDVPPQKMEYEVGIAFEGDANEDERVKIKIMPKHKVLFTLHKGSYAEIGPIYAEMMQQIMAGKYEMIGAPREAYLNNPGEVPENELLTEVIFPVMDLKDCGNPENATITENPEESQEGSYYKISPIGYVKRNDMGTYLEINDKYIPGLKELNNFSHVMVFWWADKIENTEYQNMLQTYPPYSLDRQTGVFATRAEYRPNPISVTTCKIKDIDAKTGVINVMGMDAFDGTPIIDLKPYIPSFDRVKEPKLPKWLSFLWPEWMHEQ from the coding sequence ATGGAAATGGAACTAAAAACCGTGGAAGAAAATCAAGTAGCCAGTATTTCCCATATAGGGCCTGTAGAAGATATGGGAGAAATAATAGGAGAATTAGCAGGGTGGATAATGCAAAGAGGGCTTCAAATTACCCAACCTCCCTTTGTAGTTTATTACACAAGCCCATTGGACGTACCTCCCCAAAAAATGGAATATGAAGTAGGCATAGCCTTCGAAGGAGATGCAAATGAGGATGAAAGAGTAAAAATAAAGATCATGCCTAAACATAAAGTTCTATTTACCCTACACAAAGGTTCTTATGCAGAAATAGGTCCAATTTATGCTGAAATGATGCAGCAAATCATGGCAGGTAAATATGAGATGATTGGAGCTCCAAGAGAAGCTTACTTAAACAATCCAGGAGAAGTACCTGAAAATGAACTTCTCACAGAAGTCATATTCCCTGTTATGGATTTAAAAGACTGTGGAAATCCCGAAAATGCCACCATTACAGAGAATCCTGAAGAATCTCAAGAAGGAAGTTACTATAAAATTTCACCAATTGGATATGTAAAAAGAAACGATATGGGCACATATCTTGAAATTAATGACAAATATATCCCTGGATTAAAAGAATTAAATAATTTTAGTCATGTAATGGTATTTTGGTGGGCAGATAAAATAGAAAACACTGAATATCAAAATATGCTCCAGACTTATCCCCCATATTCATTAGATAGACAAACAGGTGTTTTTGCAACCCGTGCAGAGTACCGTCCGAACCCTATATCCGTGACCACATGTAAAATTAAAGATATCGATGCGAAAACTGGAGTTATAAATGTAATGGGAATGGATGCTTTTGATGGAACTCCTATCATAGATTTAAAGCCATACATTCCCTCATTTGATAGAGTTAAAGAACCAAAACTCCCTAAATGGCTTTCTTTCCTTTGGCCAGAATGGATGCATGAGCAGTGA
- a CDS encoding response regulator yields the protein MSQVVVLVVEDENVVAMDIKGRLEKMGYEVPETANTCKEAIQKVLEVKPDIILMDIVLKGDTDGIETAARINDLFDIPIIFITAYSNDEIIQRAKKTVPYGYLTKPFEDRELNSMIEISLYKHEMEKKLRESEEKYRRVVERFLKLSNEIIHDINEK from the coding sequence ATGTCTCAAGTAGTTGTCCTCGTCGTAGAAGATGAAAATGTTGTGGCCATGGATATCAAGGGTCGCCTGGAAAAAATGGGTTATGAAGTACCCGAAACTGCAAATACCTGTAAAGAAGCCATACAAAAGGTATTAGAAGTAAAACCAGACATAATATTAATGGATATTGTTTTAAAAGGAGATACAGATGGTATTGAAACAGCTGCCCGTATAAATGATCTTTTTGATATTCCCATTATATTTATTACTGCTTATTCTAATGATGAAATCATTCAAAGAGCCAAAAAAACAGTTCCTTATGGATATCTAACCAAACCATTTGAAGACAGAGAACTAAACAGTATGATAGAAATATCTCTTTACAAACATGAAATGGAGAAAAAGCTAAGAGAAAGTGAAGAAAAATACCGTAGAGTTGTGGAAAGATTTTTGAAGTTGTCTAACGAAATAATACATGATATTAATGAAAAGTAG
- a CDS encoding MBL fold metallo-hydrolase, protein MRNKVIHIDPGYIGYFENQGIPKNELKKNADLIMVTHFHKDHLQPEALAKIRGQKTIVLAPKNAPRELKVILK, encoded by the coding sequence ATCAGAAACAAAGTCATACACATCGATCCAGGTTATATTGGCTATTTTGAAAACCAAGGAATTCCTAAAAACGAATTAAAGAAAAATGCAGATTTAATAATGGTAACTCATTTCCATAAAGATCATTTGCAGCCTGAAGCCCTGGCTAAAATTCGTGGACAAAAAACTATTGTTTTAGCTCCAAAAAATGCACCGAGAGAATTGAAGGTAATTTTAAAATAA
- a CDS encoding manganese efflux pump produces MDYISIFLLAIGLAMDAFSVSITRGLTMKFNVKHAFVIALFFGGFQAIMPVLGWISGIQLQQYVSTLAPWIAFTLLSIIGIKMIYEGFSDDKDENKSFSLKELLILSIATSIDAFVVGITFAFLNTAIIEPIIIIGLVTFVLSFIGVYIGKNIGHLFENKIEIFGGLILVGIGLKILLEHLFF; encoded by the coding sequence ATGGATTATATATCAATATTTCTTTTAGCAATAGGCCTTGCGATGGATGCTTTCAGCGTTTCTATAACACGGGGCTTAACAATGAAGTTCAATGTAAAACATGCGTTTGTCATTGCACTATTCTTCGGCGGATTCCAAGCTATAATGCCCGTATTAGGATGGATTTCAGGAATACAACTACAACAGTATGTTTCCACATTAGCACCATGGATAGCATTCACTTTACTGTCCATTATAGGTATTAAGATGATTTATGAAGGATTTTCAGATGATAAAGATGAAAATAAAAGTTTTTCATTGAAAGAATTGTTAATTCTTTCCATTGCAACAAGTATCGATGCATTTGTTGTTGGAATAACTTTTGCCTTTTTAAACACAGCCATAATTGAGCCAATCATAATAATAGGGTTAGTAACATTTGTATTGTCATTTATAGGAGTTTATATTGGTAAAAATATTGGGCATCTATTTGAAAATAAAATTGAAATTTTCGGTGGCCTAATTTTAGTGGGAATAGGCTTAAAAATACTTCTAGAACACTTATTTTTCTAA
- a CDS encoding YoaP domain-containing protein: MSEELEIITLNTDNVESEHICCAIGNDATNVKRANTKKAWLKERFTEGHTFKKFNVRGKVFIEYVPAEYAWFPIEAPGYVFIQCLWASGRYKGKGFGSKLLEECEKDCKDTNGLVVVTGRKKLPFTVDKRFYLKKGFEVCDTAPPYFEMLVKKFNGDAEDPKFSDNAKGAKLEGKKGLTFYYSDLCPFNADYVDIMINTAAKYNIPTEKIKVESLEQAKNLPTPFGIFSVFYNGEFLSHEVMSEKKFDKLLNKIMKKT; this comes from the coding sequence ATGAGTGAAGAACTTGAAATCATTACATTAAATACAGATAATGTTGAATCCGAACATATTTGCTGTGCAATAGGTAACGATGCAACAAATGTTAAAAGAGCCAATACCAAAAAAGCATGGTTAAAAGAAAGATTTACTGAAGGACATACCTTCAAAAAATTCAACGTAAGAGGTAAAGTTTTTATTGAATATGTTCCTGCAGAATATGCATGGTTTCCGATTGAAGCTCCAGGTTACGTTTTTATTCAATGTTTATGGGCATCAGGACGTTACAAAGGAAAAGGTTTTGGATCAAAACTTTTAGAAGAATGTGAAAAGGATTGCAAAGATACTAACGGGCTTGTAGTTGTCACAGGACGTAAAAAACTTCCATTTACAGTTGATAAAAGGTTTTATTTAAAAAAAGGATTTGAAGTTTGTGATACTGCACCTCCATATTTTGAAATGCTGGTTAAAAAGTTTAATGGAGATGCAGAAGATCCTAAGTTTTCAGATAATGCTAAAGGAGCAAAATTAGAAGGTAAAAAAGGCCTTACATTTTATTACTCAGATTTATGCCCATTTAATGCAGATTACGTAGATATAATGATAAATACTGCAGCTAAATATAATATCCCTACTGAAAAAATTAAAGTAGAAAGTTTAGAACAAGCTAAAAACTTACCAACACCCTTTGGGATTTTTAGTGTTTTCTACAATGGAGAATTCCTATCTCACGAAGTTATGAGTGAAAAGAAATTCGATAAACTTTTAAATAAGATAATGAAAAAAACATAG
- a CDS encoding 2-isopropylmalate synthase: MNARILDTTLRDGEQTPGVSLTPDEKLRIAIKLDELGVDVIEAGSAITSEGEREGIKKVSSEGLKAEICSFARAVKVDVDAALECDVESVHLVVPTSDLHIEHKLRKTREEVKELAIESVEYALDHGLLVELSAEDSTRSDLDFLTQLFKEGIDAGAKRICACDTVGMLTPERAYDFYGHLSKLGVPLSAHCHNDFGLAVANSLAGLRAGASQVHCTINGIGERAGNASLEEIVVALYSLYETKTNINIGMLYDMSKMVARMTGVYLQPNKAIVGENAFAHESGIHADGVMKKAETYEPITPELVGHKRRFVMGKHIGSSALKQRLEEMDLPVNPEKFNQIFNRVKSLGDMGKCVTDVDLQAIAEDVMGIMTEKVVELEELTIVSGNKVTPTASIRLNINNTETLEAGIGIGPVDAAIVAVKKSVKDFADIELEEYHVDAITGGADALIDVVVKLKHDGNIVTARSTQPDIIMASVEAYLSGVNKILSDSGVKKIKKSDL; the protein is encoded by the coding sequence TTGAACGCTAGAATATTGGATACAACACTTAGGGATGGAGAACAAACTCCTGGAGTTTCGCTAACGCCAGATGAGAAACTCAGAATAGCCATAAAACTTGATGAGCTCGGTGTAGATGTTATAGAAGCCGGATCTGCAATTACTTCTGAAGGAGAAAGGGAAGGAATTAAAAAGGTCAGTTCAGAAGGACTTAAAGCCGAAATTTGCAGTTTTGCAAGGGCAGTTAAAGTTGATGTTGATGCAGCCCTTGAATGTGATGTAGAAAGTGTTCATTTAGTTGTTCCAACCTCTGATCTTCATATAGAACATAAATTAAGAAAAACAAGAGAAGAAGTTAAAGAATTAGCAATTGAATCTGTAGAATATGCACTTGATCACGGTTTACTTGTAGAACTTTCAGCAGAAGATTCAACAAGAAGCGATCTTGACTTTCTTACACAATTATTTAAAGAAGGAATAGATGCTGGAGCAAAAAGGATATGTGCATGTGATACTGTTGGAATGCTCACCCCAGAACGTGCTTATGACTTCTATGGGCATCTTTCCAAACTAGGTGTGCCTTTAAGCGCCCATTGCCATAATGATTTTGGTCTGGCCGTTGCAAATTCTCTTGCAGGGTTAAGGGCAGGTGCAAGCCAGGTCCACTGTACAATTAATGGAATAGGCGAAAGAGCAGGAAATGCATCATTAGAAGAAATTGTAGTGGCTCTTTACTCATTATATGAAACAAAAACAAATATTAATATTGGAATGCTCTACGATATGTCTAAAATGGTTGCACGGATGACTGGAGTATATTTACAACCTAATAAAGCAATTGTTGGTGAAAATGCATTTGCACATGAATCAGGGATACATGCAGATGGAGTAATGAAAAAAGCAGAAACTTACGAACCCATAACTCCTGAACTTGTTGGACACAAACGTAGATTTGTGATGGGTAAACATATAGGTTCAAGTGCACTTAAACAAAGGCTTGAAGAAATGGATTTACCTGTAAATCCTGAAAAATTCAATCAAATATTTAACAGAGTAAAATCCCTTGGAGATATGGGTAAATGCGTAACAGATGTAGATTTACAGGCGATTGCAGAAGATGTAATGGGTATAATGACTGAAAAAGTTGTGGAGCTTGAAGAACTCACCATAGTATCTGGAAATAAAGTTACTCCAACCGCTTCTATAAGACTTAATATAAATAATACTGAAACCCTTGAAGCAGGTATTGGTATCGGCCCAGTAGACGCTGCAATAGTAGCTGTTAAAAAAAGTGTAAAAGATTTTGCCGATATTGAGCTTGAAGAGTACCACGTAGATGCTATAACTGGCGGTGCGGATGCATTAATTGATGTAGTTGTAAAGCTCAAACATGATGGTAATATTGTTACTGCAAGAAGTACTCAACCTGATATCATAATGGCAAGTGTAGAAGCTTATCTAAGCGGCGTAAATAAGATACTAAGTGATTCTGGAGTTAAAAAGATTAAAAAAAGCGATTTATAA
- a CDS encoding GyrI-like domain-containing protein has product MAQNKSLKPLKIKIIDEKSFKLIGCVFYGDPFHSKEEWNTENEIGSLWNRFLKLCYENADLLQKEVINDLAYEVHLQPEDYKETGKFYVYVGVEVKKMKEMPLEMFCKTFPATKYAIFTFKGEDMFRGGEYIWNEWLPNSNYEEAFPYMALAYDKNRFLGLDNKESEIDFYVPVKSKDKGE; this is encoded by the coding sequence ATGGCACAGAATAAATCTTTAAAACCCTTAAAAATAAAAATTATTGATGAAAAATCATTTAAATTAATTGGATGCGTATTTTATGGTGATCCATTTCATTCAAAAGAAGAATGGAATACCGAAAACGAAATTGGATCTCTATGGAACCGTTTCCTTAAATTATGCTATGAAAATGCAGATTTACTTCAAAAAGAAGTTATAAATGATTTAGCCTATGAAGTTCATCTTCAACCAGAAGATTATAAAGAAACAGGAAAATTTTATGTTTATGTAGGCGTTGAAGTAAAGAAAATGAAAGAAATGCCTCTTGAAATGTTTTGTAAAACGTTTCCAGCAACAAAGTATGCAATTTTTACATTTAAAGGAGAAGATATGTTTCGAGGGGGCGAATACATCTGGAATGAGTGGCTTCCAAACTCTAATTATGAAGAAGCTTTCCCTTACATGGCATTAGCTTATGATAAGAACAGATTCTTAGGATTAGATAATAAAGAATCAGAAATTGATTTTTATGTTCCAGTAAAATCAAAGGATAAAGGTGAATAA
- a CDS encoding MBL fold metallo-hydrolase, producing the protein MEGNFKIIKPGDNLKIENIEINVVDAYNTSEGNSTRKLHHKVDGVGYIIKLDGKTIYHAGDTDFIHEMKDFDKIDVALVPNGGIFTMDIEEAFKAVSAIKTEFVIPMHIRDVDPMEFKIKVEKNSDIKVIPLQIGENFNLK; encoded by the coding sequence ATTGAAGGTAATTTTAAAATAATTAAACCTGGAGATAATTTAAAGATTGAAAATATTGAAATAAATGTTGTTGACGCTTATAATACCTCTGAAGGTAATTCCACAAGAAAGTTACATCATAAAGTAGATGGTGTTGGCTATATAATTAAATTAGATGGTAAAACTATATATCATGCCGGAGACACAGATTTTATACATGAAATGAAAGATTTTGATAAAATAGATGTAGCTTTAGTTCCTAATGGAGGGATATTCACCATGGACATAGAAGAAGCTTTTAAAGCAGTTTCAGCCATTAAAACTGAATTTGTGATTCCCATGCATATTAGAGATGTTGATCCAATGGAATTCAAAATAAAAGTTGAGAAAAACTCAGATATTAAAGTTATACCTCTTCAAATTGGTGAAAACTTCAATTTAAAGTGA
- a CDS encoding TIGR01177 family methyltransferase, with product MEIIFILSGEHETLPKAEISACLKAENISFKTKYYNEGILILKIAEKDYKIIDALGKKIAYTHEICKLLFESDRTNIDSDTAKYQWENIISDDYAVRVKKIGFDPNFNSQSMEIKIGGIIKKVLGTKGRVNLENPATFLRTIVINDKILVSERLVKRDKKHYYNIKPHKRPFFYPGSMSPKLARGMNNLARVKQGSVVLDPFCGTGGILIEAGISGAKIVGIDIDEKMVEGTKKNLEYCNIKDYDVFQGDARKINIPYKVDAIVTDPPYGISASTAGDESKNIYKATLSSMENIIKDDGYICMATPHYLDINALASHTKFKIIEQYEIRMHKSLTRVVSVLNKH from the coding sequence ATGGAAATTATTTTTATTTTATCTGGAGAACATGAAACTTTACCAAAAGCAGAAATTTCAGCTTGCCTAAAAGCTGAAAATATCTCTTTTAAAACAAAATACTATAATGAAGGAATATTAATCCTTAAAATTGCAGAAAAAGATTATAAAATCATTGATGCCCTTGGAAAAAAAATTGCTTACACTCATGAAATATGTAAACTTCTATTTGAATCAGACAGAACAAATATAGATAGTGATACTGCGAAATATCAATGGGAAAACATTATTTCTGATGATTATGCTGTAAGGGTTAAAAAAATAGGTTTTGATCCAAATTTTAATTCACAGTCAATGGAAATCAAAATTGGAGGCATTATAAAGAAAGTATTAGGAACCAAAGGACGTGTGAATCTTGAAAATCCTGCAACATTTTTAAGAACCATTGTAATTAATGATAAAATCCTTGTAAGTGAAAGATTGGTTAAAAGGGATAAAAAACATTATTATAACATAAAACCACACAAAAGGCCATTTTTTTATCCAGGATCAATGAGTCCCAAGCTTGCAAGAGGAATGAATAATTTAGCACGTGTTAAACAGGGAAGCGTTGTCCTAGACCCCTTTTGCGGTACAGGAGGAATATTAATAGAAGCAGGGATTTCTGGGGCAAAGATTGTTGGAATAGATATTGATGAAAAGATGGTAGAAGGAACCAAAAAAAATCTGGAATACTGCAATATAAAGGATTATGATGTCTTCCAAGGCGATGCACGGAAAATAAACATCCCCTACAAAGTTGATGCAATTGTAACTGATCCCCCTTATGGTATTTCAGCTTCAACTGCTGGAGATGAAAGTAAAAACATATATAAAGCTACTCTTTCATCTATGGAGAATATAATTAAGGATGATGGTTATATTTGTATGGCAACGCCACATTATTTAGATATAAATGCACTGGCAAGTCATACAAAATTTAAAATAATAGAACAATATGAGATAAGAATGCATAAAAGTTTAACCAGAGTAGTATCTGTTTTAAATAAACATTAA
- a CDS encoding PH domain-containing protein: protein MRNTKEMHHGEEVIFETRPRFFMYLQSALIKFILIILIIYLFRSIVFFTANIQNNLINYVQIPLVQSVTILLLLIVLFLIISIIWNLLSWKYTKYILTNSRIIFKKGLIRKNKTYIHYDKIQDINISQSLTERISSSGDIEIFSGHDYTHLVLKDVPKPAEVEDLINRLIEGDTFTDEPTAPKKTKYSIMDEHKKKFKR from the coding sequence ATGAGAAATACAAAAGAAATGCATCATGGCGAAGAAGTGATATTTGAAACGAGACCTCGTTTTTTTATGTATCTACAATCTGCTTTAATTAAATTCATCCTAATAATCCTAATTATATACCTATTCCGGTCAATAGTATTCTTTACTGCAAATATTCAAAATAATCTAATAAATTATGTCCAAATTCCTCTTGTACAGTCAGTTACAATACTTTTACTACTCATAGTCCTTTTTTTGATTATATCCATTATTTGGAACCTACTTTCATGGAAATATACCAAATATATCCTTACAAACAGTAGAATAATCTTTAAAAAAGGATTAATACGTAAAAATAAGACATATATCCACTACGATAAAATTCAAGATATTAACATTTCACAGAGTTTAACAGAACGAATATCGTCCAGCGGAGATATAGAAATATTTAGTGGCCATGACTACACCCACCTAGTTTTAAAAGATGTTCCCAAACCTGCAGAAGTGGAAGATCTTATTAATAGACTAATTGAAGGAGATACGTTCACAGATGAACCCACAGCTCCTAAAAAGACCAAATATTCTATAATGGATGAACATAAAAAGAAGTTTAAACGCTGA